A single genomic interval of Bacillus spongiae harbors:
- a CDS encoding dihydrofolate reductase family protein, with protein sequence MAEIIYYVAVSLDNFIADQPMIEGKIDESLFLFEGDHVPDFLTDIQQYESVLMGGKTYEFGFQLGAKPGEPSYKGIKHYIFSNSLEFMSNEEVKLIKEDAIVFIKDLKQQVNSKIWLCGGGELAGSLIKHKLIDQLVLKINPIIVGEGISLFGSINPSLKLELMDMKQYSNGIIKATYNIMYM encoded by the coding sequence ATGGCTGAAATAATTTATTATGTTGCCGTTTCATTAGATAATTTTATTGCAGACCAACCTATGATAGAGGGGAAAATTGACGAATCTCTTTTTTTATTTGAAGGGGATCATGTTCCTGACTTTTTAACAGATATACAGCAATATGAATCCGTGTTGATGGGTGGAAAAACATATGAATTCGGATTTCAATTAGGAGCTAAGCCTGGTGAACCTAGCTATAAGGGCATAAAACACTACATATTTTCAAACTCTTTAGAGTTTATGTCCAATGAGGAAGTCAAACTAATTAAAGAAGATGCTATTGTATTTATTAAGGATCTAAAGCAGCAAGTCAACAGTAAAATTTGGTTATGTGGGGGTGGAGAATTAGCAGGCTCGTTGATTAAACATAAACTTATTGATCAATTAGTATTAAAGATTAATCCTATTATAGTCGGTGAAGGAATTTCCTTGTTCGGTAGCATAAATCCTTCCCTTAAATTGGAATTAATGGATATGAAGCAGTATTCTAATGGAATTATCAAGGCTACCTACAATATTATGTATATGTAG